The following are from one region of the Prevotella communis genome:
- a CDS encoding N-acetylmuramoyl-L-alanine amidase, which translates to MSREIHEIIVHCTATPEGREMTVKQIDDIHRTQNKWRCIGYHKVIYLDGTIHDGRPIDMVGAHCSEDGHNRHSIGIVYVGGCAKDGKTPKDTRTPEQKVALVNILEELHKTFPNATLHGHRELVCSLKKKDPLHPCSRCKGYPALCIYAKKSCPSFDVHEYDYIFKSHSK; encoded by the coding sequence ATGAGCCGCGAGATTCATGAGATAATCGTCCATTGCACGGCTACGCCTGAAGGTCGCGAGATGACCGTCAAGCAGATTGACGACATCCATCGCACCCAGAACAAATGGCGCTGCATCGGCTATCACAAAGTGATTTACCTCGACGGCACCATTCACGATGGCCGGCCCATCGATATGGTGGGCGCCCATTGCTCTGAGGACGGGCACAACCGCCATAGCATCGGTATTGTCTATGTCGGAGGCTGTGCCAAGGATGGCAAGACGCCCAAGGATACGCGAACGCCCGAACAGAAGGTAGCGTTGGTAAATATCCTGGAAGAGCTTCACAAGACATTTCCCAACGCCACCTTACACGGACATCGTGAGCTGGTCTGCAGCCTGAAGAAAAAAGATCCTCTTCATCCCTGCAGCCGCTGCAAAGGCTACCCTGCCCTCTGCATCTACGCCAAGAAATCATGTCCGTCGTTTGACGTTCACGAATACGATTACATCTTTAAATCACACTCAAAATGA
- a CDS encoding Vat family streptogramin A O-acetyltransferase, producing MIIKNRPNPNEAFPNPNLPRLCFIKNVVKNPRIIIGDYTYYDDVDGADQFEKHVTHFYDFIGDKLIIGKFCAIAKGVEFVMNGANHRMDGVTTYPFYIMGGDWGSAIAPIKDELPLKGDTVVGNDVWIGQNVTVMPGVHIGDGAIIGTNSVVASDIPPYSIAAGNPCRVIRKRFDDEFIAYLLELKWWDWDIEKIETNFKALSSCDLSLIRTIEK from the coding sequence ATGATTATAAAAAACAGACCCAACCCAAATGAGGCATTTCCTAATCCGAACCTCCCAAGACTATGCTTCATCAAGAATGTGGTGAAGAATCCACGTATCATTATAGGAGATTACACCTACTATGACGATGTGGATGGTGCTGACCAGTTTGAGAAGCACGTCACACACTTCTACGATTTTATTGGCGACAAACTGATTATTGGCAAGTTCTGCGCCATTGCCAAGGGCGTTGAGTTCGTGATGAACGGCGCTAATCATAGAATGGACGGAGTGACCACATATCCGTTCTATATTATGGGTGGTGACTGGGGAAGTGCAATTGCTCCCATCAAAGATGAGTTGCCGCTTAAGGGAGATACTGTAGTCGGCAATGATGTCTGGATTGGTCAGAATGTGACAGTGATGCCTGGGGTTCATATCGGCGACGGTGCCATTATCGGAACAAACTCTGTAGTTGCCTCAGATATTCCTCCGTATTCTATTGCCGCAGGTAATCCCTGCAGGGTAATCCGCAAGCGTTTCGATGATGAATTTATTGCCTACCTTCTGGAATTGAAATGGTGGGATTGGGACATTGAAAAGATTGAGACTAACTTTAAGGCCTTATCGAGTTGCGATCTTTCACTGATTAGAACTATTGAAAAATGA